A genomic window from Halorubrum lacusprofundi ATCC 49239 includes:
- the hemL gene encoding glutamate-1-semialdehyde 2,1-aminomutase produces MNHERSRGLYDRALSVMPGGVNSSVRATMPHPFFIERGDGGHVIDADGNRYVDWVMGYGPLLYGHDLPDPVQAAIQSHVAAGPMYGAPTEIEVEHAEFVARHVPSVESIRFVNSGTEATVSAVRLARGHTGRDKIVVMQGGYHGAQESTLVEGSPGDAHPSTKGIPESFAEHTLPIPFNDPQAAKKVFAEHGDDIAAVLVEPILANMGIVTPIDGYHETLRDLCDDHDSLLVFDEVITGFRVGGLGCAQSKFGVTPDVTTFGKIIGGGFPVGAIGGQAEIIEEFTPAGDVFQSGTFSGHPVTMAAGKASLEYAAENDVYEHVNRLGRKLREGITEICTERAPEYTVVGTDSMFKTIFTRDAPDDPDACCAGGCRQNPDCDRYDTCPKNGADVARAATDRWERVFWQEMKEQGVFLTANQFECQFTSYAHTEEDVEETLAAYREAI; encoded by the coding sequence ATGAACCACGAGCGCTCCCGCGGGCTGTACGACCGCGCGCTGTCGGTCATGCCCGGCGGCGTCAATTCCTCCGTCCGGGCGACGATGCCGCACCCATTCTTCATCGAGCGCGGAGACGGCGGCCACGTCATCGACGCCGACGGCAACCGGTACGTCGACTGGGTGATGGGGTACGGGCCGCTGTTATACGGCCACGACCTGCCCGACCCGGTCCAAGCGGCGATCCAGTCGCACGTCGCCGCGGGCCCGATGTACGGCGCTCCCACCGAGATCGAGGTCGAACACGCCGAGTTCGTGGCGCGGCACGTCCCGAGCGTGGAGTCGATCCGGTTCGTCAACTCGGGGACGGAGGCGACCGTCTCGGCGGTGCGACTCGCGCGCGGCCATACCGGCCGCGACAAGATCGTCGTGATGCAGGGCGGCTACCACGGCGCGCAGGAGTCGACGCTCGTGGAGGGGTCGCCGGGGGACGCCCATCCCTCAACGAAGGGGATCCCGGAATCGTTCGCCGAACACACCCTCCCGATCCCCTTTAACGACCCGCAGGCGGCGAAGAAGGTGTTCGCGGAACACGGCGATGACATCGCCGCCGTCCTCGTCGAGCCGATCCTCGCCAACATGGGTATCGTCACACCGATCGACGGCTACCACGAGACGCTCCGGGACCTCTGTGACGACCACGACTCCCTCCTCGTCTTCGACGAGGTGATCACCGGGTTCCGCGTCGGCGGCCTCGGCTGCGCGCAGTCGAAGTTCGGCGTCACCCCCGACGTGACGACGTTCGGCAAGATCATCGGCGGCGGATTCCCGGTCGGCGCGATCGGGGGGCAAGCGGAGATCATCGAGGAGTTCACGCCCGCGGGCGACGTGTTCCAGTCCGGCACGTTCTCCGGGCACCCCGTGACGATGGCCGCCGGCAAGGCGTCGTTGGAGTACGCCGCCGAGAACGACGTGTACGAGCACGTCAACCGCCTCGGCCGCAAACTCCGCGAGGGAATCACCGAGATCTGCACGGAGCGCGCGCCCGAGTACACCGTCGTCGGCACCGATTCGATGTTCAAGACGATTTTCACCCGAGACGCGCCCGACGACCCGGACGCTTGCTGTGCCGGTGGATGCCGACAGAACCCCGACTGCGACCGCTACGACACCTGTCCGAAGAACGGCGCCGACGTCGCCCGCGCCGCCACCGACCGCTGGGAGCGCGTGTTCTGGCAGGAGATGAAAGAGCAGGGCGTGTTCCTCACGGCCAACCAGTTCGAGTGTCAGTTCACCTCTTATGCGCACACGGAGGAAGACGTCGAGGAGACGCTTGCGGCGTACCGGGAAGCGATCTGA